Within Alcaligenes sp. SDU_A2, the genomic segment AGATGTCGGTTCGTCGCAAATCAACACTGCCGGCTCCACCGCCAAGGCACGGGCAATCGCAATACGCTGACGCTGCCCACCGGAAAATTCGTGGGCATAGCGATCCAATGAATTTCTGGGTAAACCCACCTGATCCACCAGCGTTTCCACCCGCTTGCGGCTGGCCTTGCCATCCAGATCGGGGCGCAAGGCCGACAAGCCTTCCTGAAGAATATCGCCCACCAGCATACGTGGGTCCAGCGAACCATACGGGTCCTGAAAAATAATCTGCAAACGCGCGCGCTGTTGCCGCAAAGCCTTGCCATGCGTGTTCAGCAAATCTTGACCGAGCAAGCGTGCCTGCCCGCCGATCTGCGCCTGGCTGTCCAGCAAACGCATCAAGGCCCGGGCCACCGTGCTTTTTCCGCAGCCCGACTCGCCCAACAAGGCCAGCGTTTCCCCCTTGCGCAGTTGCAAGCTTAGCCCCTTGACCACCGCGACAGGCGGCGGACGCCGCCACCAGGAGCCGGACTGCCGGTACGCAACGGACAGATCCTGGATATCCAGCACCACGGACGCGTCCTTGTCCCGCGACCAGGACGGTCGCTTTGCCGGCGAAGGCTCCGACATAGCCGACAGCGGTCGGCCTCGCTTTTCGTAGGTTGGCACAGCACCCAGCAGTTCTTGGGCGTAGGGGTGGGTAGGCCGCAAAAAGAACTGACTGGCCAACCCCGACTCCACGATCTGACCGTGGCGCATCAAAGCCACGTAATCGGCATACTGACGCACCACCGCCAGATCGTGCGTAATGAGCAAGATCGCCAGCCCCATTTCTTTTTGTATGTCAGCCAGCAACTGCAAAATCTGGGCCTGAACGGTCACATCCAGCGCCGTGGTCGGCTCGTCGGCCACCAGCAGTGCCGGTTCGGCGGCCAGCGCAATCGCAATCATGATGCGTTGCTTCTGCCCACCGGAAAACTGGAAAGGAAAATCATCGTATCGCTGCTCGGCCGCTGCAATCCCTACCCGCTGCAACCAACGCACGGCAGCCGCTCGTTCCTGGCCCTTGGGAGCCACGCCGTGCCGCCGTATTACTTCACTGATCTGCCGGCCTATGGACATGACCGGGTTCAGACTGGTGGATGGTTCCTGGAAAATGACACTGACCCGCCGTCCGCGCACATCCTGCATCTGCGCCTCGTTCAGGCTCGGCAAATCCCGCCCGTCCAGCTCGACCGTGCCGGCCTGCATCCACGCGGCCTCGGGCAACAGGCGCAAGATCGCCATCGCCGTCATGCTCTTGCCGCAGCCGGATTCCCCGACCAGCGCAAAGGTCTCGCCGCGATGCACCGCCAGAGACAGATCGCGCACGACGCTCTGCACACCTGCGTCGGACTGCACGCCCACTTGCAGACCGTGGATGTCCAGCACACAGGCACCGCCGGATGCGGCCGGTTCCAGATCGGTTTCGGAGTTGATGGTCATGCTTTGCTCTCTTGCTCCGCCCTGCGCTGGCGCAAGGGCTGGAAACGACGCGTGCGGGGATCAAAGGCGGCCTGCACCGCATCGGCAAAAATATTGGCCGACAGCACCAGTGCCAACATGAAAGCAAATGCGCCGGCCAAGCCCCACCAGATAACAGGATCGCGCGACAACTCGCTGCGCGCCGCATCAATCATGCGACCAAATGAAGGCATGCTGGGGTCCACGCCTATGCCCAGATACGACAGCACGGCCTCATACAGCACCAGCCCGGAAAACTCCAGGATCAAGGTAATCAGCACGATATGCATGACATTGGGCAAAAGGTGACGGAACATGATGCGCAAGGGCCGCACGCCAAAGGCCTGAGCGGCCTGCACATAATCGAGTTCGCGCAGCTTCAGGACCTCGGCGCGCAGCAGCCGGCACAGCCCCGCCCAACCGGTCAGCCCCAGAATCAGACACAACAGGAACAGGCGCAAGTCGGCCCGCGCCGCCACCGTATCGAAACTGTCGGGATGCGTATCGATATACACCTGCATCATCAAGACGCAGGCCGCGATCAGCAACACGCCGGGAATCGACGTCAGGGTGGTGTAGATGTACTGAATGACATCGTCCACCCAACCACGAAAGTACCCTGCCGCCAGCCCCAGGATGATCGCCGGCGGCAGCATGGCGAAGGTGGTCAACGTGCCGATGACCAGCGCGGTGCGCACGCTCTTGAAAGCCTGCCACAGAATATCGTTGCCGGTGCGATCTGTGCCCAGCACATGATAGTTGGCGCTCAGGCTGATGGCCACGCACAGCACCAGCCCCAGCAGGCTGGCGCTGATCCAGACGGCGCGCCACGGCACCAGCCCCTGACCCTGCCACCAATACGTCCACGCCGCGCGCCAACCCGGCTCCAGCGCCTGACTGCGCCCCCAGACTGTCAGAAGCAGAACCAAGCACACTGCCCAGCCCAGTCCCCAAGCCAGTCCGCGCCAGGCTAATTGACGAAGGTCTCGATAATGAGCCTGAACCGTATCCATCCCTACGCCAGCATTGATCAGCCGCGGAAAATCCCGCACCGGCTCCCCACCCACCAACATGCTTTCTTTGGTCAATTGAAAACGGGCCAAAGGCGCGGAATAGGTTTTTTCCACATCCGACAGCCCGGCACCGACCAGCACATCGTCCAGCACGGAACGGGCCACCGGTGCGTACGAGGGCGCAGCAGATGACTGCCCCGGCGCAGGCGGCAACAGCGGACGGTAGTGAATGGAATCGAGCAGCCCCACCAAAAGAAAAAATGCCAGAAACACCGCCGCGCATATGGCCGAAGGCGTACGCGCGACACTGGCCCAGGCCGATCGCAGACCGGGGCGGCGGCTGACCCGAAACGCGTAGACGGCCATGGCCAGAAACAGCGCCAGCACAAAGGTATCGGTCCAGAGAAAGACGAACTGTGGCATGGCGGACTCAACTAAAACGAATGCGGGGATCAACCAGCGTGTAGGAGATATCGGCCAGGATCAAGCCCGCTATGTACAGCAGCGACCCCAAAAACACCATTGCCCTTACGATGGAAAAATCCTGGGCATTGATTGCATCAATGGTAAAGCTGCCCAGCCCCGGAATCCCAAAAAAAGATTCGGAAATCAAGCTGCCCATAAAGAGCAGCGGCAAGGCAGACACCGTCCCGGTCAAAATAGGCAGCAAGGCATTGGGCAGCACATGCCGGAACAACACCCAGCGTTCGCTCAAGCCTTTGGAGCGCGCCGTGCGCACATAATCCCGACTGGCCTCTTCCAGAAACAGGCTGCGGTAAAAACGCGATTCGGCCCCCACTCTGGACAGAATGCCCACCAGCACGGGCAAGACCAGGAAACGCCAATTATC encodes:
- a CDS encoding ABC transporter permease; this translates as MPQFVFLWTDTFVLALFLAMAVYAFRVSRRPGLRSAWASVARTPSAICAAVFLAFFLLVGLLDSIHYRPLLPPAPGQSSAAPSYAPVARSVLDDVLVGAGLSDVEKTYSAPLARFQLTKESMLVGGEPVRDFPRLINAGVGMDTVQAHYRDLRQLAWRGLAWGLGWAVCLVLLLTVWGRSQALEPGWRAAWTYWWQGQGLVPWRAVWISASLLGLVLCVAISLSANYHVLGTDRTGNDILWQAFKSVRTALVIGTLTTFAMLPPAIILGLAAGYFRGWVDDVIQYIYTTLTSIPGVLLIAACVLMMQVYIDTHPDSFDTVAARADLRLFLLCLILGLTGWAGLCRLLRAEVLKLRELDYVQAAQAFGVRPLRIMFRHLLPNVMHIVLITLILEFSGLVLYEAVLSYLGIGVDPSMPSFGRMIDAARSELSRDPVIWWGLAGAFAFMLALVLSANIFADAVQAAFDPRTRRFQPLRQRRAEQESKA
- a CDS encoding ABC transporter ATP-binding protein; translated protein: MTINSETDLEPAASGGACVLDIHGLQVGVQSDAGVQSVVRDLSLAVHRGETFALVGESGCGKSMTAMAILRLLPEAAWMQAGTVELDGRDLPSLNEAQMQDVRGRRVSVIFQEPSTSLNPVMSIGRQISEVIRRHGVAPKGQERAAAVRWLQRVGIAAAEQRYDDFPFQFSGGQKQRIMIAIALAAEPALLVADEPTTALDVTVQAQILQLLADIQKEMGLAILLITHDLAVVRQYADYVALMRHGQIVESGLASQFFLRPTHPYAQELLGAVPTYEKRGRPLSAMSEPSPAKRPSWSRDKDASVVLDIQDLSVAYRQSGSWWRRPPPVAVVKGLSLQLRKGETLALLGESGCGKSTVARALMRLLDSQAQIGGQARLLGQDLLNTHGKALRQQRARLQIIFQDPYGSLDPRMLVGDILQEGLSALRPDLDGKASRKRVETLVDQVGLPRNSLDRYAHEFSGGQRQRIAIARALAVEPAVLICDEPTSALDVSVQAQILDLMQQLQDELGLAYLFITHNFGVVEYLADRIAIMAQGRIVEQGSAEQVLFHPRQEQTQRLLAAVPRL